The following proteins are encoded in a genomic region of Brachypodium distachyon strain Bd21 chromosome 1, Brachypodium_distachyon_v3.0, whole genome shotgun sequence:
- the LOC100843020 gene encoding ricin B-like lectin R40G3 isoform X1, with the protein MVNNTDYIFDAEKAIPRYGGVRDGTRLILYRWNGGKNQLWEIAPTAERAQHVRIVCQCNQDLSLAVRDGTAVLARTDHEEETQCWIQSFRNTGRVTDQEGHRPFALVNRATGEALRRPRATSRFKSSATARTRSTWRFCGRGATTLEKGSITSGASATSVLYWMRQRAGLNPEGRMTARLSSYSRPTLA; encoded by the exons ATGGTCAACAACACGGACTACATCTTCGACGCGGAGAAGGCCATCCCTCGGTACGGCGGCGTGCGTGACGGCACGCGGCTCATCCTTTACCGCTGGAACGGCGGCAAGAACCAGCTGTGGGAGATCGCCCCCACGGCAGAGCGCGCGCAGCACGTCCGGATAGTTTGTCAGTGCAACCAGGACCTGAGCCTCGCTGTTCGTGACGGCACCGCCGTCCTCGCCCGCACCGACCACGAGGAGGAGACCCAG TGTTGGATCCAGAGCTTTCGGAACACTGGACGCGTGACGGACCAGGAGGGCCACCGGCCGTTTGCGCTGGTGAACAGAGCGACCGGGGAGGCGCTCAGACGCCCTCGTGCCACCAGTCG ATTCAAGTCGTCGGCTACAGCCCGGACTCGGTCGACGTGGCGCTTCTGTGGACGCGGAGCGACGACCTTGGAGAAGGGTTCCATTACATCCGGAGCGTCAGCCACATCGGTTTTGTACTGGATGCGTCAGAGGGCGGGCCTGAATCCGGAGGGGCGCATGACGGCACGTCTGTCATCTTATTCTCGGCCCACGCTGGCGTAA
- the LOC100843020 gene encoding ricin B-like lectin R40G3 isoform X2, producing the protein MVNNTDYIFDAEKAIPRYGGVRDGTRLILYRWNGGKNQLWEIAPTAERAQHVRIVCQCNQDLSLAVRDGTAVLARTDHEEETQSFRNTGRVTDQEGHRPFALVNRATGEALRRPRATSRFKSSATARTRSTWRFCGRGATTLEKGSITSGASATSVLYWMRQRAGLNPEGRMTARLSSYSRPTLA; encoded by the exons ATGGTCAACAACACGGACTACATCTTCGACGCGGAGAAGGCCATCCCTCGGTACGGCGGCGTGCGTGACGGCACGCGGCTCATCCTTTACCGCTGGAACGGCGGCAAGAACCAGCTGTGGGAGATCGCCCCCACGGCAGAGCGCGCGCAGCACGTCCGGATAGTTTGTCAGTGCAACCAGGACCTGAGCCTCGCTGTTCGTGACGGCACCGCCGTCCTCGCCCGCACCGACCACGAGGAGGAGACCCAG AGCTTTCGGAACACTGGACGCGTGACGGACCAGGAGGGCCACCGGCCGTTTGCGCTGGTGAACAGAGCGACCGGGGAGGCGCTCAGACGCCCTCGTGCCACCAGTCG ATTCAAGTCGTCGGCTACAGCCCGGACTCGGTCGACGTGGCGCTTCTGTGGACGCGGAGCGACGACCTTGGAGAAGGGTTCCATTACATCCGGAGCGTCAGCCACATCGGTTTTGTACTGGATGCGTCAGAGGGCGGGCCTGAATCCGGAGGGGCGCATGACGGCACGTCTGTCATCTTATTCTCGGCCCACGCTGGCGTAA